One Drosophila santomea strain STO CAGO 1482 chromosome X, Prin_Dsan_1.1, whole genome shotgun sequence DNA segment encodes these proteins:
- the LOC120456181 gene encoding dynein regulatory complex protein 1 homolog has product MDDNEDELEEHQELVSDGSVEEEEEVEPDLGPVDSWESFNNRIDGLIFNERCDKSVKKLDERRLAILNRVRQQFREAPKGVAERCQAQKSPIDQQLEVSSERLNELVRFGNELVTNVRVANERRELNRRLFEATQKNQVQLKLQRESVETMARFENIKARWTELEETNEPMLLWDQIEEQKKRIAEIMARKDEMISACQAEVDRMNAKYEFDRERQAQDLCCLVERVDHQVETLKEAYKEHIQMLRHTIEEERQIFADSAVEKWRTFFDAMNANFDEKASLVRAREQFYARQTQQINESQEELTKSTRIRLEKECERLELELRRTRDNVLMNSEKLDYNYQVLQKRNEENVIINNQQKRRVARLHEAIGRTRRGLKNLYNTGKRNIARLSSDIYKLHANINDMESKAHQARLNNREKFDRIWEINYKELNLLVDRVYHIDRIIHEQQLAMPWSSPVPPIPNINKAKKRRNNILEKFDMRIGRVPKNRVLPKSAVHYKPDIKELPPESLRLMRNLIRKLSDRGGFLIEERLLKILEPYSEEDKCLVRIDNIFAALRIRHLRDVKELTKVFMPYTYCPNCQPQGLSPRKCAEVFMKDQKPNRLQGMTGGQPDQKEHRSTGEAFLTKREEAAKRCHNHYLVMEPALCLHAMNLFTSKMHKKMYEHEPGSVLNAVNLIQITDAEIRNFWRQFSACFPASKCKLWKTLEHGLNHYVEVLKMRVQYDAEVVFLRRQNEELRHLLQKFTV; this is encoded by the coding sequence ATGGACGACAACGAGGATGAGCTGGAGGAGCACCAGGAGCTGGTCAGCGACGGCAGcgtcgaggaggaggaggaggtcgAGCCCGATCTCGGACCGGTGGACAGCTGGGAATCCTTCAATAACCGCATCGATGGGCTGATCTTTAACGAACGCTGCGACAAGTCGGTGAAGAAGTTGGACGAACGCCGGCTGGCGATTCTCAACCGGGTGCGTCAGCAGTTCCGCGAGGCGCCAAAGGGTGTCGCCGAACGTTGTCAGGCGCAGAAGTCGCCCATAGACCAACAGCTGGAGGTGTCCAGCGAGCGACTAAACGAACTGGTGCGCTTCGGCAACGAGTTGGTGACCAATGTCCGGGTGGCCAACGAACGAAGGGAGCTTAATCGCCGACTCTTTGAGGCGACGCAGAAGAATCAGGTGCAGTTGAAGCTGCAACGCGAGAGTGTGGAAACAATGGCCCGCTTCGAGAACATCAAGGCGCGCTGGACGGAGCTGGAGGAGACCAACGAGCCGATGCTATTGTGGGACCAAATCGAAGAGCAAAAGAAACGCATTGCCGAGATCATGGCCCGCAAGGATGAGATGATATCTGCCTGCCAAGCGGAGGTGGACCGCATGAATGCCAAGTACGAGTTCGATCGCGAGCGGCAGGCCCAGGATCTTTGTTGCCTGGTGGAGCGCGTTGATCACCAGGTGGAGACGCTAAAGGAGGCCTACAAGGAGCACATTCAAATGCTGCGGCACACCATCGAGGAGGAGCGGCAGATCTTTGCCGACAGTGCGGTGGAGAAGTGGCGCACCTTCTTTGATGCGATGAACGCAAACTTTGACGAGAAGGCCAGTTTGGTGCGAGCACGTGAGCAGTTCTATGCACGCCAAACGCAGCAGATCAACGAGTCCCAGGAGGAGCTGACCAAGAGCACTCGAATTCGACTGGAGAAGGAGTGCGAGAGGCTCGAGCTGGAGTTGCGTCGCACACGTGACAATGTTCTGATGAACTCCGAGAAGCTGGACTACAACTATCAAGTGCTCCAGAAGCGGAACGAGGAGAACGTGATCATTAACAACCAGCAGAAGCGACGGGTGGCCCGCCTGCATGAGGCAATCGGACGCACACGGCGTGGCCTGAAGAATCTTTACAACACGGGCAAGCGAAACATAGCCCGTCTCTCCTCGGACATCTACAAGCTGCACGCCAACATCAACGATATGGAGTCGAAGGCCCATCAGGCGAGGCTGAACAATCGCGAGAAATTCGATCGCATCTGGGAGATCAACTACAAGGAGCTTAACCTGCTGGTAGATCGGGTCTATCACATCGATCGCATCATACACGAGCAGCAGCTGGCCATGCCGTGGTCCAGTCCCGTGCCGCCCATTCCAAATATCAACAAGGCAAAGAAGAGGCGCAATAACATTCTGGAGAAGTTTGACATGCGAATTGGGCGGGTTCCCAAGAACCGGGTGCTGCCCAAGTCGGCCGTACATTACAAGCCGGATATCAAGGAGCTGCCCCCAGAATCGCTACGTCTGATGCGTAATCTCATTCGTAAGCTGTCCGATCGCGGCGGTTTCCTTATCGAGGAGAGACTGCTGAAGATTCTTGAGCCGTATTCCGAGGAGGACAAATGCCTGGTGCGCATCGACAATATCTTTGCAGCGCTACGCATCCGTCATCTGCGCGATGTCAAGGAACTGACCAAGGTTTTCATGCCGTACACCTACTGTCCGAACTGCCAACCACAGGGATTGAGTCCACGCAAGTGTGCCGAGGTGTTCATGAAGGATCAAAAGCCCAATCGGCTGCAGGGCATGACGGGTGGCCAACCGGATCAAAAGGAGCATAGATCCACAGGCGAAGCCTTTCTAACCAAGAGAGAGGAGGCGGCGAAGAGATGCCACAATCACTATCTGGTCATGGAGCCGGCACTCTGTCTGCACGCCATGAATCTCTTCACCTCCAAGATGCACAAAAAGATGTACGAACACGAACCGGGCAGCGTTCTCAATGCGGTAAATCTTATTCAGATTACGGATGCCGAGATCCGTAATTTCTGGCGCCAGTTCTCGGCCTGCTTTCCGGCCTCCAAGTGCAAGCTGTGGAAGACACTGGAGCACGGACTGAATCACTACGTAGAGGTACTCAAGATGCGCGTGCAGTACGATGCGGAAGTCGTCTTTTTGCGTCGCCAGAACGAAGAGTTGCGCCATCTGCTACAAAAGTTTACCGTCTAG
- the LOC120456194 gene encoding zinc finger and SCAN domain-containing protein 21, with protein MSNNHRLAMSLDMSEIIEFVLPANSDYSDDDNGGAVRLMDASEDATYVVLDNLGNEYDEEFLIVNEDVVEGELLVDEELQGLLVSSRFKESPLDEQGPQYVVTELQLEEMGELVEEEQELDYGDYEHELNYSHPHASEREEEDLDMDPPSSPSLPPSPPQPPKPAVQLASKARSSSALQIAIRSFAGQNTDDDGSVKDVKPSEKMLEEFKGPRRYMLFDDLIATIVDFDEDSTPIVEFSMISDILDEKLPVECGICPDVMHKTKLSKHQKTHLVPGTNRYACIYCTETYRDCKYLAGHARRHMGIRPYVCELCTLYFSTKQDLRVHNQRRHLEKEHICEMCGKTFAQNTQLKRHREATHEKKRRFQCQYCQKAYYKNFSLQEHIRNVHMGKRRMLKCPFCGMQCRDAHKMARHRKEMHLSQGTYVCHLCQEEFTDINYFDAHKRSIQCRSNTRRFVNGDENQGGSGSGSISGRIMDGQDDEEDGMGLLEEEYDEDDGLLVEDGHAEEQGSSSNRHYLTEGEPQYVQMSDYDDQRLLVENVVGEDIDEDVEEEELLTEEQYFNAVQQHHQQQQQQQNQHHGHGQDYNDELIYEITLKTEDN; from the coding sequence ATGAGCAACAACCACCGCCTTGCGATGAGCTTGGACATGTCCGAGATAATCGAATTCGTGCTGCCGGCCAATAGCGATTATTCGGACGATGACAACGGTGGAGCCGTTCGCCTGATGGACGCCAGTGAGGATGCCACCTACGTGGTTCTGGACAACCTGGGCAACGAATACGATGAGGAGTTTCTGATCGTCAACGAGGACGTCGTGGAGGGCGAGCTGCTGGTGGACGAGGAGCTGCAGGGTCTTCTGGTGAGCTCCCGGTTTAAGGAATCGCCGCTGGACGAACAGGGGCCGCAGTATGTTGTCACGGAACTGCAGCTCGAGGAAATGGGAGAGCTGGTGGAGGAGGAACAGGAGCTGGACTATGGCGACTACGAGCACGAACTCAACTACAGTCACCCGCACGCTTCCGAGAGGGAGGAAGAGGATCTGGATATGGATCCACCGTCGTCACCCTCCCTGCCACCATCGCCGCCACAGCCGCCGAAGCCTGCTGTCCAGCTCGCCAGCAAAGCGAGATCTTCATCTGCCCTCCAGATCGCCATACGCAGCTTTGCCGGCCAAAATACGGACGACGATGGCAGCGTCAAGGATGTAAAGCCAAGCGAAAAGATGCTGGAGGAGTTCAAGGGACCGCGACGCTACATGCTTTTCGACGACCTGATAGCAACCATTGTGGACTTTGACGAGGACAGCACACCCATTGTGGAGTTCTCCATGATCAGTGACATACTGGACGAAAAGCTGCCGGTGGAGTGTGGCATTTGTCCAGATGTGATGCACAAAACGAAGCTGTCCAAGCACCAGAAGACTCATCTGGTGCCCGGCACCAATCGCTATGCCTGCATCTACTGCACGGAGACGTATCGCGACTGCAAATACCTGGCCGGACATGCGCGGCGCCACATGGGCATCCGACCGTACGTCTGCGAACTGTGCACCCTATACTTCTCCACCAAGCAGGATCTACGCGTGCACAATCAGCGCCGGCATCTGGAGAAGGAGCATATATGCGAAATGTGCGGCAAGACATTCGCCCAGAATACCCAGCTGAAGCGGCATCGCGAGGCGACGCACGAGAAGAAGCGGCGATTCCAGTGCCAGTACTGCCAGAAGGCCTACTACAAGAATTTCTCTCTGCAGGAGCACATTCGCAATGTTCACATGGGCAAGCGAAGGATGCTCAAGTGCCCGTTCTGTGGCATGCAGTGTCGTGATGCCCACAAAATGGCCCGTCATCGTAAGGAGATGCACCTGAGTCAGGGCACATATGTGTGCCATTTGTGCCAAGAGGAGTTCACTGACATTAACTATTTCGATGCTCACAAGCGATCGATTCAGTGCCGTAGCAATACTCGTCGCTTTGTGAATGGTGATGAGAATCAAGGTGGATCCGGTTCGGGTTCCATTTCGGGTCGCATTATGGACGGCcaggacgacgaggaggacggTATGGGCCTGCTGGAGGAGGAGTATGACGAGGACGACGGCCTGCTGGTGGAGGATGGTCACGCGGAGGAGCAGGGCTCGTCGTCCAATCGGCATTATTTGACCGAGGGCGAGCCGCAATATGTGCAAATGTCGGATTACGATGACCAGCGCCTGCTGGTGGAGAACGTGGTGGGCGAGGACATCGACGAGGatgtggaggaggaggagctgcttACCGAGGAGCAATACTTTAACGCTGTCCAAcagcatcaccagcagcagcagcagcagcagaaccaACATCATGGCCATGGGCAGGACTACAACGACGAGCTGATATATGAAATCACCTTGAAGACTGAGGATAATTGA
- the LOC120456197 gene encoding uncharacterized protein LOC120456197: MFSSSASAASTSTSFNLGQLLPLAVAIGVLQLPQLECHAGWATRTPENSINETIPTITTTTTTTTTSNGMQIQTMQVNCSRELLEMHLELSRPFRGLLYAKDFPLECRARGKDSTRLHLRIPTSGCGVRAEPLEDGSLEYTVRVMLQKEQKLRQSTDILSSVRCQLPPNAMGMPLPVLRQEKGHDRNARMRALAAAALPAVAATSSPTQQRRETPRVRIWLELGGPNGTGSVEVGVATTLTVRAVVPGNIGVRVVDCAALDGLGESTQQLLDARGCPIDEQVMPALHTQHRPAEEGWSKQHEEDLVERTFAATFPAFKFPDRERLHVSCGVQLCKGKCPTLNCRLKTPPPALSAEQHLARIEVFNSLAVTAPQIEVDRLRYDRRHNMSGEDYAPHVRAQSMPGEGTLCLSISKLAISFCVLGLIFLVAVVVAIFSLIRSRRRERRHGTGLGLGLGLGLGVGIAGTSTSNSSSRLHRDRAEICTSMFSSSSESAQSQPRFGAKFLMPYYPNTLPYGRVY, encoded by the exons ATGTTCTCCTCCAGCGCCTCGgccgcatccacatccacatccttcAATCTCGGCCAGCTGCTGCCTTTGGCCGTCGCCATCGGAGTGTTGCAACTGCCGCAGTTGGAGTGTCATGCTGGCTGGGCAACCAGAACGCCAGAGAATTCCATTAACGAGACGATccccaccatcaccaccaccaccaccaccaccaccaccagcaatGGCATGCAAATCCAGACGATGCAGGTGAACTGCAGCCGGGAGCTGCTCGAGATGCACCTGGAGTTGAGCCGACCCTTTCGTGGCCTGCTGTACGCCAAGGACTTTCCGCTGGAGTGCCGCGCACGGGGCAAGGATTCCACGCGTCTGCATCTGCGCATTCCCACATCCGGATGCGGAGTGCGGGCGGAGCCACTGGAGGACGGCAGTCTGGAGTACACGGTGCGCGTGATGCTGCAGAAGGAGCAGAAGCTGCGCCAGAGCACCGACATCCTCAGCTCGGTGCGGTGTCAACTGCCGCCCAATGCGATGGGCATGCCGCTTCCGGTGTTGCGACAGGAAAAGGGACACGACAG AAATGCCAGGATGCGAGCCCTGGCAGCTGCTGCGCTTCCAGCAGTTGCTGCAACATCATCTCCAACGCAGCAGCGACGCGAGACGCCGCGCGTGAGGATCTGGCTGGAGTTGGGCGGTCCCAATGGCACTGGGTCCGTggaggtgggcgtggccaccaCGCTGACAGTGAGGGCTGTGGTGCCGGGCAATATCGGAGTGCGGGTGGTGGACTGTGCGGCGCTCGATGGACTGGGCGAATCCACGCAGCAATTACTCGATGCCCGCGGCTGTCCCATCGACGAGCAG GTAATGCCCGCTCTGCACACCCAGCACCGACCGGCGGAGGAGGGATGGTCCAAGCAGCACGAGGAAGACCTGGTCGAGCGGACGTTCGCGGCCACGTTTCCCGCCTTCAAGTTCCCGGACCGCGAACGCCTCCACGTCAGCTGTGGCGTGCAGCTCTGCAAGGGGAAGTGTCCAACT CTAAATTGTCGCCTGAAGACGCCTCCGCCGGCGCTGAGCGCGGAGCAGCACCTGGCCCGCATCGAGGTGTTCAATTCGCTGGCCGTGACAGCTCCGCAAATCGAGGTGGACCGCCTGCGCTACGATAGGCGCCACAACATGAGCG GAGAGGATTATGCACCGCATGTGAGGGCGCAGTCGATGCCCGGCGAGGGAACCCTCTGTCTGTCCATCTCCAAGCTGGCCATCTCCTTTTGCGTTTTGGGCCTCATCTTTCTGGTGGCCGTGGTGGTGGCCATCTTCTCGCTGATACGATCGCGTCGTCGGGAGCGACGTCATGGTACTGGATTGGGtctgggactgggactgggattgGGAGTGGGCATCGCCGGGACGAGCACCTCGAACAGTAGCAGCCGATTGCATCGGGATCGGGCCGAGATCTGCACCTCGATGTTCTCATCCAGCAGCGAATCGGCGCAATCGCAGCCGCGTTTTGGGGCCAAGTTCCTGATGCCCTACTATCCCAATACCCTGCCCTACGGCCGTGTCTACTAA
- the LOC120456191 gene encoding WD repeat-containing protein 46, with protein sequence MTKVAPKGRPKAKTPYKRYFEEPKPTETGDGELKHVKVFSKNRQNFTGDFISMLNKTKKSRPVKPAAKPTKEELESRPKKNPIPKEILDKYSRGEQVQPKGVKTRHFKEQQTRKEVYLEYATEQAARTELLLQETAGQLEADEGETTAEFRQSQIADNVDIQSSAKHFNLNMEFGPYQMRYTKNGRHLLLGGRRGHVAAFDWVTKRLHCEFNAMESVEDVQWLHVPTMYAVAQKSWVYFYDKKGTELHCIKRLNRVNRLDFLPYHFLLAAGNSAGYASWLDVSIGELVGNFNTGLGDIRMMRHNPRNGVLCIGGGRGVVSMWSPKVREPLAKLLCHSTAMTALTVDPKGQHLVTAGLDRAVKVWDIRMLVQDKPLTHFQLRLPANELDVSQRGMLALSQGTYLETYSDLLSGGGSGDGTRLPYIRQRCDAFVHGLRFCPYEDVLGVATAKGFQSLLVPGSGEPNFDALEDNPFETTKQRREHEVHALLEKIPSELITLDPQEITGVDAPTLQEKIDAKRKLFHLKAPSINMKSRHKMKGRGGTAKAARNKQIVKDAKRKEFIAEVREAKKNVIKQHTTNEAGAKGKAKAPRSVLDRFKPKPPKKQKT encoded by the exons ATGACCAAAGTAGCGCCAAAAGGGCGCCCAAAGGCTAAGACGCCCTACAAACGCTACTTCGAGGAGCCAAAGCCGACTGAAACGGGCGACGGCGAACTGAAACACGTAAAAGTGTTTAGCAAAAACCGACAGAATTTCACTGGAGATTTCATTAGTATGCTGAATAAAACGAAGAAGTCGCGTCCTGTGAAGCCCGCCGCCAAACCCACAAAAGAAGAGCTGGAGTCCAGGCCCAAGAAGAACCCGATTCCCAAAGAGATCCTCGACAAGTACTCACGTGGTGAGCAAGTGCAGCCAAAAGGTGTGAAAACGCGGCACTTCAAGGAGCAGCAGACGCGCAAGGAGGTATACCTCGAATATGCCACCGAGCAGGCGGCCCGCACGGAGCTTCTACTCCAGGAAACCGCTGGGCAGCTAGAGGCGGATGAGGGCGAGACCACCGCCGAGTTTAGGCAGTCCCAGATTGCTGACAACGTGGATATCCAGTCGTCGGCCAAGCACTTCAACCTGAACATGGAATTCGGTCCCTATCAAATGCGCTACACCAAGAACGGCAGGCATTTGCTGCTCGGCGGCAGACGCGGTCATGTGGCCGCCTTCGATTGGGTGACCAAGCGGCTGCACTGCGAATTCAATGCCATGGAGAGCGTCGAGGATGTGCAGTGGCTGCATGTGCCCACCATGTACGCGGTGGCCCAAAAGAGCTGGGTCTATTTCTACGACAAGAAGGGTACCGAACTGCATTGCATCAAGCGGCTGAATCGGGTCAATCGCCTGGACTTCCTGCCCTATCACTTCCTACTGGCCGCCGGCAACAGTGCGGGCTACGCTTCCTGGCTGGACGTCTCCATTGGCGAGCTGGTGGGTAACTTCAACACGGGTCTGGGCGATATACGCATGATGCGACACAATCCCAGGAATGGTGTACTCTGCATTGGCGGCGGACGTGGCGTGGTGTCCATGTGGTCGCCCAAGGTGCGTGAGCCGCTGGCCAAGCTGCTGTGCCACTCGACTGCCATGACTGCGTTGACTGTGGACCCCAAGGGTCAGCATTTGGTCACCGCTGGACTGGATAGGGCTGTGAAAGTGTGGGACATTCGGATGCTGGTGCAGGACAAGCCGCTAACTCACTTCCAGCTGCGTCTGCCCGCCAACGAACTGGATGTGTCGCAACGCGGCATGCTGGCGCTATCGCAGGGCACCTATCTGGAGACCTACTCGGATCTGCTATCCGGCGGAGGTTCGGGTGACGGCACACGGTTGCCGTATATCCGCCAACGCTGCGATGCCTTTGTCCACGGACTGCGCTTCTGCCCGTACGAAGATGTGCTTGGTGTGGCAACGGCCAAGGGCTTCCAATCGCTATTGGTGCCCGGCTCTGGAGAGCCAAACTTCGATGCTCTGGAAGACAATCCATTTGAGACAACGAAGCAACGACGCGAGCACGAGGTTCACGCTCTGCTGGAGAAGATTCCGTCCGAACTGATCACTCTGGACCCACAAGAGATCACTGGCGTGGATGCGCCCACGCTGCAGGAGAAGATCGATGCCAAGCGGAAGCTGTTCCATTTGAAGGCGCCGAGCATCAACATGAAATCCCGCCACAAGATGAAGGGACGTGGTGGCACCGCCAAGGCGGCGCGCAACAAACAGATCGTCAAGGATGCCAAGCGAAAG GAGTTTATTGCCGAGGTGCGGGAGGCCAAGAAGAACGTTATCAAGCAGCACACAACCAACGAGGCGGGTGCCAAGGGAAAGGCCAAGGCACCACGCTCCGTCCTGGATCGTTTCAAGCCCAAGCCAcccaaaaaacagaaaacctGA
- the LOC120456187 gene encoding testis-expressed protein 10 homolog, which yields MGGHHKKNLRAEKAKVKLKGAKLPKGLNVTKTDFKVRKIEIREQLKESSYSETGQRQFNLKETLSRLKHHSVKFRTDAQRNVRDSLKSGNADHLIGHLNELFQGIAAGALDMERSARQESFKTLDVMLEALQPQAVAPFFHVIATYLRCAMTHVLPAIQEDSLLMLDVLLLRVPPAFLAERSASTIIGNFIDMISRARHDNERSNRTLTLNLSQGKQTTVKWRTKVLIRLQQILGTLVTSKTAKPAAVRVVHFEEMRPQYYNVLCPVRHDNRDLHAILNESKLTAEGTQLHTYVQQLLPLLQDNWMEVRPQEQQPLLNQDAAASLHVVIGLMSLLWNLIEQHEAEHSTTELSDWLRKNYAQKFLLNFLAKDGSRFPYQQIPLATKKSAKEKGAIDGGELCMPQNLGIVRLTCKFFPRPVERQTQMFAHLVNYMQESLNRLNTLSPEQQLSLVASLRALLFENATSLMNIVAEPLTSLLSATSEAYVGQRFTTREGVATRVLNLLCEIVERSDLYTRFGGEQRFTPFLSYLPQLLLKPTVGESTLRAMATLCRQLNGVFMAALVQSAPEIVSHLDKLQITSDIEGQDKFENQKRVVNLYYYARELDKEGKLERSVKQMEEQVESKQIADYLKAVVGYN from the coding sequence ATGGGCGGCCACCACAAGAAGAACCTGCGCGCAGAGAAGGCCAAGGTGAAGCTGAAGGGCGCCAAGCTGCCCAAGGGCCTGAACGTGACCAAGACCGACTTTAAGGTGcgaaaaattgaaattcgTGAGCAGCTCAAGGAATCCTCCTACTCGGAAACTGGCCAGCGACAATTTAATCTGAAGGAGACGCTCTCCCGTCTGAAGCATCACAGTGTCAAGTTCCGCACTGATGCACAGCGCAATGTTCGTGATTCCCTGAAGTCCGGCAATGCGGACCATTTAATTGGTCATCTGAACGAGCTGTTTCAAGGAATTGCAGCCGGTGCTTTGGACATGGAGAGGTCGGCGCGACAGGAATCATTTAAGACCCTTGATGTCATGCTGGAGGCCCTGCAGCCGCAGGCAGTGGCGCCCTTCTTCCATGTCATTGCCACATATTTGCGTTGCGCCATGACCCACGTGCTGCCCGCCATACAGGAGGACTCGCTGCTCATGCTCGACGTCCTACTGCTGCGAGTACCACCGGCTTTTTTGGCAGAGCGGAGTGCCAGCACCATTATTGGCAACTTCATCGACATGATCTCCCGCGCCCGCCACGACAACGAGCGTTCGAATCGCACGTTAACGTTGAACCTGAGTCAGGGCAAGCAGACGACTGTGAAGTGGCGAACCAAGGTGCTTATTCGACTGCAGCAAATCCTCGGCACCCTGGTCACCTCCAAGACGGCGAAGCCAGCCGCTGTCCGTGTGGTTCACTTCGAGGAGATGCGTCCGCAGTACTACAATGTGCTGTGTCCCGTGCGCCACGACAACCGCGATCTGCATGCCATCCTCAATGAATCCAAGCTAACTGCGGAAGGCACGCAACTGCATACGTACGTTCAGCAACTGCTTCCTCTGCTCCAGGACAACTGGATGGAGGTGCGACCGCAGGAGCAACAACCTCTGCTCAACCAAGATGCGGCGGCCAGTCTGCATGTGGTAATTGGCCTAATGAGTCTGCTCTGGAACCTAATTGAGCAGCATGAGGCGGAACACAGTACCACGGAACTAAGCGATTGGCTAAGGAAAAACTATGCCCAGAAGTTTCTGCTcaactttttggccaaggaCGGCAGTCGTTTTCCCTACCAACAGATACCTTTGGCCACCAAGAAGTCAGCTAAGGAAAAGGGAGCCATCGATGGCGGAGAACTCTGTATGCCGCAAAACCTGGGCATTGTCCGGCTGACCTGTAAATTCTTTCCGCGTCCCGTCGAAAGACAGACCCAAATGTTTGCGCATTTGGTTAACTACATGCAAGAGAGTTTAAATCGCCTTAATACCCTGTCACCGGAGCAGCAACTCTCACTGGTGGCTTCTCTGCGTGCGCTGCTCTTTGAAAACGCGACATCGCTGATGAACATCGTGGCGGAGCCGTTGACCAGCCTGCTGAGCGCAACCAGCGAGGCCTATGTGGGCCAAAGATTCACCACACGCGAAGGCGTTGCCACTCGGGTGCTGAACCTTCTCTGCGAGATTGTGGAGCGTTCAGATTTGTACACGCGCTTCGGCGGCGAACAGAGATTCACTCCCTTTTTGAGCTATCTGCCGCAACTTCTGCTGAAGCCAACCGTGGGTGAGAGTACCTTGCGAGCTATGGCCACGCTCTGCCGCCAACTGAATGGTGTCTTCATGGCCGCGCTAGTCCAGTCTGCTCCCGAGATAGTCAGCCACTTGGATAAGCTGCAGATCACGAGCGATATCGAAGGCCAGGACAAGTTTGAGAACCAGAAGCGAGTAGTTAATTTGTACTACTATGCCAGAGAATTGGATAAAGAGGGGAAACTGGAGCGTTCAGTTAAACAGatggaggagcaggtggagaGCAAACAAATTGCTGATTACCTAAAGGCTGTAGTCGGCTACAACTAG